The following are from one region of the Shinella sp. PSBB067 genome:
- a CDS encoding DNA cytosine methyltransferase, translating to MPSTFGIVDLFAGPGGLGEGFASLAEDGHAPFRIGISVEKEASAHRTLILRAFLRGYRARHGTLPRQFIDFHAGEVSEPDWSEVDAAAWRAAIEEARGLELGTEAAATAIDAAIEKLRAGYDDTILIGGPPCQAYSLVGRARSRGKVGYVPELDERHYLFREYIRVLDRLRPAAFVMENVKGMLSSTVESRLVFEMLMEDLASLGSGHGHQYELRAIRVEDGKASLQEAMRPSDFVVRAEEFGVPQRRHRVIIVGIRADLAGKAAGTAIAVSGPARFVSDVIESMPPLRSGISRGADSAEDWRQEVRDAAKLLARMHAGKDNQPLREAFSSVARRTATEAPCSRKGTRLPENYGNSNDELLRWLERPDLRAFAQHETRGHMASDLGRYLFAAVFGAVCGYSPKAADFPLALSPDHRNWHSGVFNDRFRVQLADEASTTVTSHISKDGHYFIHPDPLQCRSLTVREAARLQTFPDDYLFMGNRTQQYVQVGNAVPPFLARQIAGLILSALA from the coding sequence TTGCCTTCGACTTTCGGCATCGTTGATCTGTTCGCCGGCCCCGGCGGACTTGGCGAGGGGTTTGCATCTCTTGCCGAGGACGGCCACGCGCCGTTCCGGATCGGCATCTCTGTCGAGAAGGAGGCATCGGCGCACCGGACGCTGATACTGCGCGCGTTCCTGCGCGGATACCGCGCACGTCACGGGACCTTGCCCCGACAGTTCATCGATTTCCACGCTGGGGAAGTGTCCGAACCGGACTGGTCGGAAGTCGATGCGGCTGCCTGGCGAGCAGCGATCGAAGAGGCGCGTGGCCTCGAACTCGGCACCGAGGCCGCAGCAACAGCGATCGATGCCGCCATCGAGAAGCTGAGGGCAGGCTACGATGACACGATCCTGATCGGCGGCCCGCCGTGTCAGGCCTACTCCCTCGTGGGTCGGGCGCGGTCGAGGGGCAAGGTCGGCTATGTGCCTGAGTTGGATGAACGGCACTACCTGTTCCGCGAGTACATCAGAGTGCTCGACAGGCTTCGGCCGGCAGCCTTCGTGATGGAGAACGTCAAGGGCATGTTGTCCTCGACTGTCGAGAGCCGACTCGTGTTCGAGATGCTGATGGAGGACCTTGCCTCCCTCGGCAGCGGCCATGGCCATCAATACGAGCTGCGGGCCATTCGGGTCGAAGACGGTAAGGCCAGCCTGCAGGAGGCGATGCGTCCTTCGGACTTCGTCGTGCGCGCCGAAGAGTTCGGCGTTCCGCAGCGACGCCATCGGGTAATCATCGTCGGGATCAGGGCTGATCTGGCAGGAAAGGCGGCCGGCACCGCCATTGCGGTCTCCGGACCAGCACGATTTGTCAGTGACGTCATTGAATCCATGCCCCCCTTGCGAAGCGGGATCAGTCGCGGGGCGGACAGCGCGGAAGACTGGCGACAGGAGGTGAGAGATGCTGCGAAACTGCTGGCGCGTATGCATGCCGGGAAGGACAATCAGCCGCTCCGTGAGGCATTCTCGTCAGTTGCAAGGCGCACGGCGACGGAAGCCCCTTGTAGTCGGAAGGGTACACGCCTTCCCGAGAACTACGGGAATTCGAATGATGAACTGCTGCGCTGGCTGGAGCGTCCGGACCTTCGCGCTTTCGCCCAGCATGAAACGCGGGGACACATGGCGTCTGATCTCGGCCGCTACCTGTTCGCAGCCGTGTTCGGGGCCGTCTGTGGTTACAGCCCGAAGGCCGCCGATTTTCCGCTCGCGCTGAGCCCGGATCATCGCAACTGGCACAGCGGGGTGTTCAATGACCGGTTCCGCGTCCAGCTGGCCGATGAGGCCTCAACCACTGTCACAAGCCACATCTCGAAGGATGGTCATTACTTCATCCATCCCGATCCTCTGCAGTGCCGCAGCCTGACGGTGCGCGAAGCTGCGCGACTTCAGACATTCCCCGACGACTACCTGTTCATGGGCAATCGGACCCAGCAGTACGTCCAAGTCGGGAACGCCGTGCCGCCGTTTCTGGCACGCCAGATTGCAGGGCTGATCCTGAGCGCGCTGGCTTGA
- a CDS encoding very short patch repair endonuclease — translation MTDIVDQQTRSRMMAGIRGKDTKPELALRRALHARGFRFRLHSKAVHGRPDLVLPKYRAVVFVHGCFWHRHEGCRYTTTPSTRQEFWQGKFAANVARDAAVRGRLLEEGWRVATVWECALRKPDQIVASVNSLSEWLQSEDDRIEIGAKEAQS, via the coding sequence GTGACAGATATCGTGGATCAGCAGACCCGGTCCCGCATGATGGCAGGGATCAGGGGAAAGGACACGAAGCCCGAGCTGGCGCTGAGGCGGGCGTTGCACGCGCGCGGTTTCCGATTCCGGCTCCATTCGAAGGCGGTCCACGGTCGACCGGACCTCGTTCTGCCGAAGTATCGCGCCGTCGTCTTCGTGCATGGCTGTTTCTGGCATCGTCACGAGGGGTGCCGCTACACGACCACACCATCGACCCGCCAGGAGTTCTGGCAGGGAAAGTTCGCCGCGAACGTTGCTCGAGACGCAGCAGTACGCGGGAGGCTTCTGGAAGAGGGCTGGCGCGTTGCAACAGTGTGGGAGTGCGCGCTTCGGAAACCGGATCAGATAGTCGCGTCTGTAAACAGCCTGTCAGAATGGCTGCAATCCGAGGACGATCGGATCGAAATCGGCGCCAAAGAGGCGCAGTCGTAA
- a CDS encoding DUF2793 domain-containing protein, which translates to MSDTTAHLALPFIMAAQAQKHVTHNEALRLLDGLVQLSVLDRDLTAPPGSPADGDRYIVGSGATGDWAGWDLNVALWTDGAWLRLPSRTGWRAWVEDEGLLLVYEGSGWVGTTPAALQNMTLLGVGTTADASNPFSAKLNAALWTAKTVAEGGTGDLFYTMNKEAAGDDLGLTLQTGFVTKALVGLFGSDRFRLAVSADGSTFFDGLSVDNASGIVDQPRLPRFKAYTNYDNYVGVGTWTKIAINNTDYNDQGAFDAANNHFVAPVDGTYLFGATLMYKVNASTTARMRGRLVLNGTTEIRGSLGEISATHVSLATAIWLQTMVPLTAGDTVELQGYFRVADGYFAADQTSFWGCKIG; encoded by the coding sequence ATGTCCGACACCACGGCGCATCTGGCGCTGCCCTTCATCATGGCCGCGCAGGCCCAGAAGCATGTCACCCACAATGAGGCGCTGCGCTTGCTCGACGGGCTCGTGCAGCTCTCCGTCCTCGACCGGGATCTGACTGCGCCGCCCGGCAGCCCCGCCGATGGCGACCGCTACATCGTCGGCTCGGGCGCGACGGGCGACTGGGCAGGATGGGACCTGAACGTCGCGCTCTGGACCGATGGCGCCTGGCTGCGCCTGCCGTCCCGGACCGGCTGGCGGGCGTGGGTCGAGGACGAGGGCCTGCTGCTGGTCTATGAGGGGTCGGGCTGGGTCGGCACCACGCCCGCGGCGCTGCAGAACATGACGCTGCTCGGGGTTGGCACGACGGCCGATGCATCGAACCCGTTCTCGGCCAAGCTGAACGCCGCGCTCTGGACGGCGAAGACCGTGGCCGAGGGGGGCACCGGCGATCTGTTCTACACCATGAACAAGGAGGCGGCCGGCGACGATCTCGGGCTGACGCTGCAGACCGGCTTCGTCACCAAGGCGCTGGTCGGGCTCTTCGGCTCGGACAGGTTCCGCCTCGCGGTCTCGGCCGACGGCAGCACCTTCTTCGACGGGCTCAGCGTCGACAACGCCAGCGGCATCGTCGACCAGCCCCGGCTGCCGAGGTTCAAGGCCTACACGAACTACGACAATTATGTCGGCGTCGGCACCTGGACGAAGATCGCCATCAACAACACAGACTACAACGATCAGGGCGCCTTCGACGCCGCGAACAACCACTTCGTGGCGCCCGTGGACGGCACCTACCTCTTCGGCGCGACGCTCATGTACAAGGTCAACGCCAGTACAACTGCGCGCATGCGCGGGCGGCTCGTGCTGAACGGGACGACCGAAATCCGCGGCTCCCTCGGCGAAATCTCCGCCACCCACGTCTCGCTCGCCACCGCGATCTGGTTGCAGACCATGGTGCCACTGACGGCCGGCGATACCGTCGAGCTGCAGGGGTATTTCCGGGTCGCGGACGGCTACTTCGCCGCCGATCAGACGTCCTTCTGGGGCTGCAAGATCGGCTGA
- a CDS encoding glycoside hydrolase TIM-barrel-like domain-containing protein gives MATLVLGVAGAAIGGSIGGTILGVSAATIGGFIGSTVGSVVDSWIISSLAPTQRIEGARLDSLRITSSTEGAVIPRLYGRMRIGGNIIWATDFREETRTTTQGGGKGGGGGKVRTTEYLYYASFAVALCEGPITGIGRVWADGKLMETAGITWRWYPGDESQTADPFISAKMGATNTPSYRGTAYVVFEELPLTDYGNRLPQLSFEVFRPLADPDTAEGLTQAITLIPASGEFTYATEAIRKGGSGAQLAENLNALSDSADMVVALDRLQAMAPNVESVSLVVAWFGNDLRAGNCTIRPGVEVPAKTTSPKTWTVNGVARANAHLVSRDAENRPVYGGTPADFAVVQAIRELKARGLRVTFYPFILMDVPPGNTLPNPYSDNAAIAGQPSFPWRGRITCSPASGYVGSVDKTAAAASQVASVFGAATPANFSVSGETVSWTRPSSDWGLRRMVLHYAHLCQVAGGVDAFLIGSELRGLTTIRSGASTYPAVQAFRDLAADVRSILGASTKIGYAADWSEYFGHQPPDGSGDVFFHLDPLWADANIDFIGIDNYMPLSDWRNGFDHLDAQDGWPAIHDRAYLQSNITGGEGFDWFYASEADRMNQVRTPITDGAAGKPWVFRYKDLRAWWSNAHHNRPGGVESATPTAWAPKSKPIWFTELGCPAIDRGANQPNVFFDPKSSESFTPYFSRGWRDDAIQRAWLEATWLWWGDPANNPISSVYGGRMVHIPECAAWTWDARPYPFFPELTDVWTDGPNWRLGHWLSGRLGAVSLAALVRHLCLRAGMPEARIDVSGLWGALEGYVIGALESPRASISNLARHFGFDAVESEGNIRFVMRGRASVATLSVDDMVAAGRDEVLELTRGQETELPQALKWQVARADEDYDAAVVEARRITVEASRISSETFPFAVPPEEAERRCRRALMEAWTGRESAVFRLPPSRLALDPTDVIQLDHDGRQLGFRLVSAADAESRAVEAIRQDRQDYDLPPGAARPATPAKIVAFGAPEVVILDLPQLTEGRTPHHPLIAAHAVPWPGQMAVFRSPGADGFELVTAFATRARIGTLVNDLWSGPVSRFDHGNVMIVDLVSGTLQSVTDMALFGGANALAVESTPGAWEIVQAGAAELLAPGRYRLTRLLRGQRGTEQAMGNPTPAGARVVLLDSLLADLPVAEADLGIPWNWRIGPASKPVSDETYVARSFTPQGMGLRPFAPAHVEQPWRRARVPGDLTIRWTRRDRSLAADSWNAAEVPMSEATETYVVDILDGSVVKRSLTTATTSAVYTGADQTADWGAPLGPGNSLTVRIAQIGQLFGPGAASVTTLSF, from the coding sequence ATGGCCACCCTTGTTCTCGGCGTTGCCGGCGCTGCCATTGGCGGCTCGATCGGCGGCACGATCCTTGGCGTCAGCGCCGCAACCATCGGCGGTTTCATCGGCTCGACCGTGGGTTCGGTGGTCGACAGCTGGATCATCTCGTCGCTGGCGCCGACGCAGCGGATCGAAGGGGCACGGCTCGACAGTCTGCGCATCACCTCGTCGACCGAAGGGGCCGTCATTCCTCGGCTCTATGGCCGCATGCGCATCGGCGGCAACATCATCTGGGCGACGGATTTCCGCGAGGAAACCCGAACCACCACCCAAGGCGGCGGCAAGGGTGGCGGGGGCGGCAAGGTTAGGACCACCGAATATCTCTACTACGCGAGCTTCGCCGTGGCACTCTGCGAAGGCCCGATCACCGGCATTGGCCGCGTCTGGGCCGATGGCAAGCTCATGGAAACCGCCGGCATCACCTGGCGCTGGTATCCCGGCGACGAAAGCCAGACCGCCGATCCCTTCATCTCCGCGAAGATGGGGGCCACCAATACGCCATCTTATCGCGGCACGGCCTATGTGGTGTTCGAGGAACTGCCGCTGACCGACTACGGCAATCGTCTGCCGCAGCTCTCCTTCGAAGTGTTTCGCCCGCTCGCCGATCCCGACACCGCCGAGGGGTTGACGCAGGCCATCACCCTGATCCCGGCTTCGGGCGAGTTCACCTATGCGACTGAAGCGATCCGCAAGGGGGGCAGCGGCGCGCAGCTGGCGGAAAACCTCAACGCGCTTTCCGACAGTGCCGACATGGTCGTCGCCCTCGACCGGCTGCAGGCCATGGCCCCGAACGTCGAGAGCGTCAGCCTCGTCGTTGCCTGGTTCGGCAACGATCTGCGCGCCGGTAATTGCACGATCCGCCCCGGCGTCGAAGTTCCGGCCAAGACCACCAGCCCCAAAACCTGGACCGTCAATGGCGTTGCCCGGGCCAATGCCCATCTCGTCAGCCGTGATGCCGAGAACCGCCCCGTCTATGGCGGCACGCCCGCCGACTTTGCCGTGGTACAGGCAATCCGTGAACTGAAGGCGCGCGGACTGCGCGTGACCTTCTATCCGTTCATCCTGATGGATGTGCCGCCCGGCAACACATTGCCGAACCCATATTCGGACAATGCCGCGATCGCTGGTCAGCCGTCCTTCCCCTGGCGCGGTCGGATCACCTGTTCGCCTGCATCTGGCTATGTGGGAAGCGTCGACAAGACGGCCGCAGCGGCTTCGCAGGTCGCGAGTGTCTTCGGCGCGGCGACACCGGCGAACTTCTCCGTCTCGGGCGAAACCGTCAGCTGGACCCGTCCTTCCAGTGACTGGGGTTTGCGGCGGATGGTGCTGCATTATGCGCATCTGTGCCAGGTCGCCGGCGGCGTCGACGCCTTCCTCATCGGCTCGGAACTGCGCGGGCTGACCACGATCCGCTCCGGCGCATCCACCTATCCGGCCGTGCAGGCCTTCCGCGACCTGGCGGCCGACGTTCGATCCATCCTCGGGGCCAGCACGAAGATTGGCTATGCCGCCGACTGGTCGGAGTATTTCGGGCACCAGCCGCCGGACGGGAGCGGCGACGTGTTCTTCCACCTCGACCCGCTCTGGGCCGACGCCAATATCGACTTCATCGGCATCGACAACTACATGCCGCTGTCGGACTGGCGCAACGGCTTCGACCATCTCGATGCGCAAGACGGCTGGCCCGCCATCCACGACCGCGCCTATCTGCAGTCCAACATTACCGGCGGTGAAGGCTTCGACTGGTTCTACGCTTCCGAAGCCGACCGGATGAACCAGGTCCGAACACCGATCACCGATGGTGCCGCCGGCAAGCCGTGGGTCTTCCGCTACAAGGACCTGCGCGCCTGGTGGTCCAACGCGCACCACAACCGGCCCGGCGGCGTGGAAAGCGCCACACCGACGGCATGGGCGCCAAAGTCAAAGCCGATCTGGTTCACCGAGCTCGGCTGCCCGGCCATCGACCGCGGCGCCAACCAGCCGAACGTCTTCTTCGACCCGAAGTCGTCCGAAAGCTTCACGCCATACTTCTCGCGCGGCTGGCGCGACGATGCCATCCAGCGCGCCTGGCTGGAAGCGACCTGGCTCTGGTGGGGCGATCCGGCGAACAACCCGATATCGTCGGTCTATGGCGGACGAATGGTGCATATTCCCGAATGCGCCGCCTGGACCTGGGATGCGCGGCCCTATCCGTTTTTCCCGGAGTTGACCGATGTCTGGACCGACGGCCCCAACTGGCGACTCGGTCACTGGCTGAGCGGACGGCTAGGCGCTGTGTCGCTGGCGGCGCTCGTGCGGCATCTGTGCCTGCGCGCCGGCATGCCGGAAGCCCGCATCGACGTTTCCGGTCTCTGGGGCGCGCTGGAGGGCTATGTGATTGGTGCGCTGGAAAGCCCGCGCGCATCGATCTCGAACCTGGCCCGTCACTTCGGCTTCGACGCCGTCGAGAGCGAGGGAAACATCCGCTTCGTCATGCGCGGCCGGGCATCGGTCGCGACCCTCTCGGTCGACGACATGGTCGCTGCCGGCAGGGACGAGGTACTGGAGCTGACCCGCGGTCAGGAAACCGAACTGCCCCAGGCACTCAAATGGCAGGTGGCGCGTGCCGACGAGGATTACGATGCCGCCGTGGTGGAAGCCCGGCGTATCACCGTCGAAGCATCCCGCATCTCCTCGGAAACCTTCCCCTTTGCCGTGCCGCCCGAAGAAGCCGAACGCCGCTGTCGTCGCGCCCTGATGGAAGCCTGGACGGGACGCGAAAGCGCCGTCTTCCGCCTGCCGCCGTCTCGGCTGGCGCTTGATCCGACAGATGTGATCCAGCTCGACCATGATGGCCGCCAGCTCGGTTTCCGCCTTGTTTCGGCCGCCGATGCCGAATCCCGCGCCGTCGAGGCGATCCGCCAGGATCGGCAGGATTATGACCTGCCGCCCGGCGCGGCACGACCGGCAACGCCGGCGAAGATCGTCGCCTTCGGCGCGCCGGAAGTGGTGATCCTCGACCTGCCACAGCTGACCGAAGGCCGCACCCCGCACCATCCGCTGATTGCCGCCCATGCCGTGCCATGGCCGGGCCAGATGGCGGTGTTTCGCAGTCCCGGCGCCGATGGCTTCGAGCTGGTCACCGCCTTCGCCACCCGCGCACGCATCGGCACGCTGGTCAACGATCTCTGGTCCGGGCCGGTATCGCGTTTCGACCATGGCAATGTCATGATCGTCGATCTGGTCTCCGGCACGCTGCAAAGCGTCACCGACATGGCGCTGTTCGGCGGCGCCAATGCGCTCGCCGTGGAAAGCACGCCCGGCGCCTGGGAGATCGTGCAGGCGGGCGCGGCCGAGCTGCTGGCGCCCGGCCGGTACCGGCTCACCCGGCTCCTGCGCGGCCAGCGCGGCACCGAACAGGCGATGGGCAATCCGACACCTGCCGGCGCACGCGTCGTCCTGCTCGACAGTCTGCTCGCCGATCTGCCGGTTGCCGAGGCCGATCTCGGCATTCCGTGGAACTGGCGCATCGGTCCGGCCTCGAAACCGGTCAGCGACGAGACCTATGTCGCAAGAAGCTTCACGCCGCAGGGCATGGGATTGAGGCCGTTCGCGCCGGCCCATGTCGAGCAGCCGTGGCGCCGGGCGCGTGTGCCCGGCGATCTCACCATTCGCTGGACGCGCCGTGACCGCTCGCTTGCCGCTGACAGCTGGAACGCCGCCGAAGTGCCGATGAGCGAGGCGACCGAAACCTATGTGGTCGACATTCTCGACGGTTCAGTCGTCAAGCGATCCTTGACCACTGCCACCACCAGCGCCGTCTATACCGGTGCCGACCAGACGGCCGACTGGGGCGCGCCGCTCGGGCCTGGCAATTCCCTCACTGTCCGTATTGCCCAGATCGGGCAGCTCTTCGGCCCCGGTGCCGCCTCTGTCACCACACTCTCGTTCTGA
- a CDS encoding NlpC/P60 family protein — protein sequence MKPANPTKVINTARSWLGTPYHDQASLRGVGCDCLGLARGVWREVVGDEPFVIPPYSRDWGETGPHEVLAEGARGAMIETAATDVGPGALLIFRMERRAIAKHVGILTEAGTFIHAYERLGVIEEKLTLPWRRRIAFAFLFPRPTRTRQKKKT from the coding sequence GTGAAGCCCGCCAACCCGACAAAGGTCATTAACACAGCCCGGTCCTGGCTCGGCACGCCGTACCACGACCAAGCCAGCCTTCGGGGCGTCGGCTGCGATTGCCTTGGCCTCGCGCGCGGGGTCTGGCGCGAGGTGGTGGGCGACGAGCCGTTTGTCATCCCGCCCTATAGCCGCGACTGGGGCGAGACCGGGCCGCACGAAGTGCTGGCCGAAGGCGCGCGCGGCGCCATGATCGAGACCGCCGCGACTGATGTTGGTCCCGGCGCGCTGTTGATCTTCCGCATGGAGCGCCGGGCCATCGCCAAGCATGTCGGCATCCTGACCGAGGCCGGCACCTTCATCCATGCCTATGAGCGCCTTGGGGTGATCGAGGAAAAGCTCACCCTGCCCTGGCGGCGGCGTATCGCCTTCGCCTTCCTGTTTCCTCGCCCGACCCGCACCCGGCAAAAGAAGAAGACCTGA
- a CDS encoding DUF2163 domain-containing protein — protein MKDLSPELQAHLDEGTTTLAWCWRITRADGVTFGFTDHDRALQFDGTPFEPESGLTASEVRSGSDLSVDAQDAQGVLTSDRITETDILDGRWDNAEVEVWRVNWTDPGQRVLLRRGAIGQIRRGRLAFVAEMRSQAHVLGQTVGRLFQATCDAELGDTRCRVNLDTPAFTGTGAVIDLLRDRAFTASGLGSFAAGWFGFGTVTWTSGANAGRRAEVLSHDLVDGIAIVTLLEAPVRAMAESDAFIIRAGCDKRLATCSAKFANVANFRGFPHIPGQDAVLRYATKDGGHDGAVL, from the coding sequence ATGAAGGACCTTTCCCCTGAACTGCAGGCCCATCTCGACGAGGGCACGACGACGCTTGCCTGGTGCTGGCGGATCACCCGTGCCGATGGTGTCACCTTCGGCTTCACCGATCATGACCGGGCGCTCCAGTTCGACGGGACCCCGTTCGAGCCGGAAAGTGGATTGACGGCATCGGAAGTGCGTTCGGGCTCGGACCTTTCGGTCGATGCGCAGGATGCGCAGGGCGTGCTGACCTCGGACCGGATCACCGAGACCGACATTCTCGACGGTCGTTGGGACAATGCCGAAGTCGAGGTCTGGCGGGTAAACTGGACCGATCCGGGGCAGCGCGTCCTGCTACGCCGTGGCGCCATCGGCCAGATCCGGCGCGGCCGGCTCGCCTTCGTCGCCGAGATGCGCAGCCAGGCCCATGTGCTTGGCCAGACTGTCGGCCGCCTGTTCCAGGCGACCTGCGATGCCGAGCTCGGTGATACCCGCTGCCGGGTCAATCTCGACACGCCGGCCTTCACGGGCACAGGTGCTGTGATCGATCTGCTGCGTGACCGTGCCTTCACCGCGTCTGGTCTCGGCAGCTTTGCCGCGGGCTGGTTCGGCTTTGGCACGGTGACATGGACCAGCGGCGCCAATGCCGGGCGACGAGCGGAGGTGCTGAGCCATGATCTCGTGGACGGTATCGCCATCGTGACGCTGCTCGAGGCGCCGGTACGCGCCATGGCCGAGAGTGACGCCTTCATCATCCGCGCCGGCTGCGACAAGCGGCTGGCGACCTGCTCAGCAAAATTCGCCAATGTCGCCAACTTCCGCGGCTTCCCCCACATCCCCGGCCAGGACGCGGTGCTGCGCTATGCGACGAAGGATGGCGGCCATGATGGAGCGGTGCTGTGA
- a CDS encoding 3TM-type holin → MSTVLASILIEAATRVGAPIVKQLLEQHVGGTAGEIGGMIIDAIAGKAGVAPDDLPSMPAKDLEAAVAAVEAETPELVAAWVVQQREANRLMLAELDKSESWWTWAWRPAWMWFLGFLFLFRLVLVPIADAILGSEIAAAVDLPTMMTLTAWFMGLYMGGHTLKDLAVKWTARS, encoded by the coding sequence ATGAGCACGGTTCTTGCCTCCATCCTGATCGAGGCGGCGACCAGGGTCGGCGCGCCGATCGTCAAGCAGCTGCTCGAACAGCATGTCGGCGGCACGGCCGGCGAGATCGGCGGCATGATCATCGACGCCATTGCCGGCAAGGCAGGTGTGGCGCCGGACGATCTTCCTTCAATGCCGGCCAAGGACCTCGAAGCAGCCGTTGCTGCTGTCGAGGCGGAAACGCCCGAGCTCGTTGCCGCATGGGTCGTCCAGCAGCGCGAGGCCAACCGGCTGATGCTGGCTGAACTCGACAAAAGCGAGAGCTGGTGGACCTGGGCATGGCGCCCGGCATGGATGTGGTTCCTCGGCTTCCTCTTCCTGTTCCGGCTGGTGCTGGTGCCGATCGCCGATGCAATCCTTGGCTCCGAGATCGCAGCAGCCGTCGACCTCCCTACCATGATGACGCTCACCGCCTGGTTCATGGGCCTCTACATGGGCGGCCACACGCTCAAGGACCTGGCCGTCAAATGGACGGCGCGGTCGTAA
- a CDS encoding glycoside hydrolase family 108 protein, which produces MNGNFRNCLAVTLGYEGGWSDHPSDPGGATMKGITLATYRRYKPGATRTQLRNIPMKDVEAIYRAGYWDTINGDRLAAGVDLATFDAGVNSGPARARSWLMASIGGPDHETVRKLCARRLGFMRSLAIWNTFGRGWSRRVAEIEARGVAWALARSKSPVQAREQLETEAAAASSRSRTQTVGAGTAGTATTAGSGDALFNPQHADQIAGWMLGGLLTVGAVVAAILIIRAIIHRQRASAYAAEAKRITS; this is translated from the coding sequence ATGAACGGCAATTTCAGAAACTGCCTGGCGGTGACGCTGGGTTATGAGGGCGGCTGGTCGGATCATCCTTCCGATCCAGGCGGCGCCACCATGAAGGGCATCACGCTCGCCACCTATCGCCGCTACAAACCGGGCGCGACCAGGACCCAGCTGCGCAACATCCCGATGAAGGATGTCGAGGCGATCTACCGCGCCGGCTATTGGGACACGATCAATGGCGACCGGCTTGCCGCCGGCGTCGATCTCGCCACTTTCGATGCCGGGGTGAACTCCGGCCCCGCACGGGCAAGAAGCTGGCTGATGGCGTCGATCGGTGGGCCCGATCACGAAACGGTCCGGAAACTCTGCGCCAGGCGTCTCGGCTTCATGCGCTCGCTCGCCATCTGGAACACCTTCGGCCGGGGCTGGTCGCGGCGTGTCGCAGAAATCGAGGCCAGGGGTGTGGCGTGGGCGCTGGCCAGGTCCAAAAGCCCCGTGCAGGCGCGTGAGCAGCTGGAGACGGAAGCAGCTGCGGCCAGCTCCAGATCGAGAACGCAGACCGTTGGCGCCGGCACGGCCGGCACCGCGACGACGGCAGGCAGCGGCGATGCACTCTTCAATCCACAGCATGCCGACCAGATCGCCGGCTGGATGCTGGGCGGCCTGCTGACGGTGGGCGCGGTTGTCGCCGCCATTCTCATCATACGCGCCATCATCCACCGGCAGCGGGCCTCGGCCTATGCCGCCGAAGCGAAAAGGATCACCTCATGA
- a CDS encoding DUF2460 domain-containing protein, whose protein sequence is MAFHEVRFPDDISRGARGGPERRTQIVELTSGDEERNASWANSRRRYDVAYGIRRADDLAAVVAFFEARNGRLYGFRFKDWADYKSCLPSQAPGATDQQLGTGNGSTRTFQLVKSYASGSQSWVRIITKPVAGSVTIALAGTPAPAGWSVDSATGLVTFGTAPAAGVAVTAGFEFDVPVRFDTDTLDITLDLERLGSITSIPLVEIRK, encoded by the coding sequence ATGGCTTTCCACGAGGTCCGGTTTCCGGACGATATCTCGCGTGGCGCACGCGGCGGGCCGGAACGGCGCACGCAGATCGTCGAACTGACCTCGGGCGACGAGGAGCGCAATGCCAGCTGGGCGAACAGTCGCCGCCGCTATGATGTCGCCTACGGCATCCGCCGCGCCGACGATCTCGCCGCCGTCGTCGCCTTCTTCGAGGCGCGCAATGGTCGGCTCTACGGGTTTCGCTTCAAGGACTGGGCCGACTACAAATCGTGCCTGCCGTCGCAGGCGCCGGGCGCAACCGACCAGCAGCTCGGAACCGGCAACGGCAGCACCAGGACCTTCCAACTGGTGAAGAGCTATGCCTCGGGCAGCCAGAGCTGGGTGCGGATCATCACCAAACCCGTTGCCGGCAGCGTGACGATCGCGCTTGCCGGCACGCCAGCACCTGCGGGCTGGTCGGTCGACAGCGCAACGGGGCTCGTCACCTTCGGCACGGCGCCCGCTGCGGGCGTCGCCGTCACCGCCGGCTTCGAGTTCGACGTGCCCGTCCGTTTCGACACCGACACGCTCGACATCACCCTCGATCTCGAGCGGCTCGGCTCGATCACCTCCATTCCCCTTGTGGAGATCCGCAAATGA